One part of the Phoenix dactylifera cultivar Barhee BC4 chromosome 4, palm_55x_up_171113_PBpolish2nd_filt_p, whole genome shotgun sequence genome encodes these proteins:
- the LOC103715577 gene encoding uncharacterized protein LOC103715577 gives MEETCKDEEINTVSNVVESDISRSTEMDDYFIRLLKLSSYITRRFIQFIEYLVFRDVERVSRDSEASFSRWNQSSLGDGSMCFNPLETRAHILESERQFISQKKNNYAYRNSGIVGLRNVQSIIYQGLMFPLYGLRVGCSLVSTFLRCSRIYIREIHMQLQGIICRMRITLQGSSEDIGWLQRTEGLPPMEDGTTRFMELLHDIRNGIHCLPNTLVYLLIPGLFSNHSPLYFVRTKRFFSKMGLTCHIAKIHSEASVEKNAWELKQYIEELYWGSGKHVLLLGHSKGGVDAAAALSLYWSDLKEKVAGLALVQSPYGGSPLASDILREGQIADKEARRIMEFIICKLIKGDIRALEDLTYEKRKDLITNRRLPSEQIPLISFHTEASVAPGVLATMSLIAHAELPWLPLPHFFSEFDEIHSGQAGRKVPVVVPLAAAMAVSALHLRLRYGEKSDGLVARCDAEVPGSVVVRPDRKLDHTWMVQASLKKDQLEADASEMCEALLTMLVEIGRKKQVIVDATWPTRDACINGTHHEMESMHL, from the exons GTTGAAAGTGATATTTCAAGGAGCACAGAAATGGATGATTATTTTATTCGACTTctaaaattgagttcatatataACTCGCCGATTCATCCAATTTATTg agtaTCTTGTGTTCAGAGATGTTGAAAGAGTCTCACGAGATTCTGAAGCTTCATTTTCCAGATGGAATCAGTCTTCCCTTGGGGATGGCTCAATGTGTTTTAATCCTTTGGAAACCAGAGCACATATTCTGGAATCTGAAAGGCAGTTCATaagccaaaagaaaaacaattatGCATATAGAAATTCTGGAATTGTTGGATTAAGGAACGTCCAGTCAATTATTTATCAAGG GTTGATGTTCCCATTGTATGGCCTCAGAGTGGGATGTAGCTTGGTATCTACTTTTCTGAGATGTTCCAGAATCTATATTAGAGAGATTCACATGCAGCTGCAGGG AATCATATGCCGTATGAGGATAACATTGCAGGGATCTTCTGAGGATATTGGGTGGTTGCAGAGAACTGAAGGATTACCCCCCATGGAAGATGGCACTACTCGATTCATGGAGCTGCTCCATGATATAAG AAATGGCATACATTGTCTGCCCAACACTCTGGTTTATTTATTAATTCCTG GCCTTTTTAGCAACCATAGTCCCTTATATTTTGTGAGGACAAAAAGATTCTTTTCGAAGATGGGTCTAACCTGTCATATTGCCAAGATTCATAGTGAG GCATCAGTGGAGAAAAATGCGTGGGAACTGAAGCAATATATTGAGGAGCTCTACTGGGGATCTGGAAAGCATGTGCTACTTCTTGGGCACAGCAAAGGCGGGGTTGATGCTGCAGCAGCATTGTCCTTGTACTGGTCTGACCTGAAAGAAAAGGTTGCTGGTCTTGCACTAGTTCAGAGCCCGTATGGTGGCAGCCCCCTTGCTTCAGATATCCTGCGTGAAGGCCAGATTGCCGACAAGGAAGCCCGGAGGATTATGGAGTTCATTATATGCAAATTGATCAAG GGTGATATAAGGGCTCTTGAGGATCTCACATATGAAAAGCGGAAGGACTTGATTACCAACCGCAGGCTTCCTTCAGAGCAAATCCCGCTGATCTCCTTTCACACAGAAGCTAGTGTGGCTCCTGGTGTTCTGGCCACAATGTCCCTCATCGCCCATGCCGAGCTACCATGGCTTCCCCTTCCTCACTTCTTCTCCGAGTTCGATGAGATCCACTCAGGGCAAGCTGGCCGAAAGGTGCCTGTTGTCGTCCCTCTAGCTGCTGCCATGGCGGTCAGCGCATTGCACCTAAGGCTACGTTATGGAGAGAAGAGTGATGGGTTAGTGGCACGTTGTGATGCTGAGGTGCCAGGATCGGTAGTTGTGAGGCCAGATAGGAAGCTGGATCACACATGGATGGTGCAGGCCTCTCTGAAGAAGGACCAGCTTGAAGCTGATGCCAGTGAGATGTGTGAAGCTCTTCTGACCATGCTTGTGGAGATTGGAAGGAAGAAGCAAGTAATTGTGGACGCTACGTGGCCTACAAGAGATGCATGCATAAATGGTACGCATCATGAAATGGAGAGTATGCACTTGTAG